One genomic region from Halorussus rarus encodes:
- a CDS encoding RNA-guided pseudouridylation complex pseudouridine synthase subunit Cbf5, which translates to MLRGPPDDRSPDELLAFGVVDLDKPPGPSAHQVAGWVRDMAEVEQAAHAGTLDPKVTGCLPVLTGAATRLSQVFLEGAKEYVAVLELHDDPPADLDAVVAEFEGPLYQKPPRKSAVARRLRVREVYDLDVLEVNERQALLRIRCESGTYVRKLCHDLGLALGTGAHMGDLRRTGTDPFDDSTLVTMEDLADGLARWREDGKDDWLREVVHPAERALEHLPAVTVAPSAAAEVAHGAQVYAPGVIDAEDAEEGQLVACFTPNGAAVCLGTMVGDPDAESGVVVELERVLV; encoded by the coding sequence ATGCTCCGCGGACCGCCCGACGACCGCTCGCCCGACGAACTGCTCGCGTTCGGCGTCGTCGACCTCGACAAGCCGCCGGGTCCCTCGGCCCATCAGGTCGCGGGCTGGGTCCGCGACATGGCGGAGGTGGAACAAGCAGCTCACGCCGGCACGCTCGACCCGAAGGTCACCGGATGTCTGCCCGTGCTGACGGGTGCGGCGACCCGGCTCTCGCAGGTCTTCCTGGAGGGCGCGAAGGAGTACGTCGCGGTGCTGGAGCTCCACGACGACCCGCCGGCCGACCTCGACGCCGTCGTCGCGGAGTTCGAGGGGCCGCTCTACCAGAAGCCCCCGCGCAAGAGCGCAGTCGCCCGCCGGCTCCGGGTCCGGGAGGTGTACGACCTCGACGTGCTGGAGGTGAACGAGCGCCAGGCGCTGCTCCGCATCCGGTGCGAGAGCGGGACGTACGTCAGGAAGCTCTGCCACGACCTCGGCCTCGCGCTCGGGACGGGCGCGCACATGGGCGACCTCCGCCGGACCGGCACCGACCCGTTCGACGATTCGACGCTGGTGACGATGGAGGACCTCGCCGACGGGCTGGCGCGCTGGCGCGAGGACGGGAAGGACGACTGGTTACGGGAGGTCGTCCACCCGGCCGAGCGCGCGCTCGAACACCTCCCGGCGGTCACCGTCGCGCCGAGCGCGGCCGCGGAAGTCGCCCACGGCGCGCAGGTGTACGCCCCGGGCGTCATCGACGCGGAAGACGCCGAGGAGGGCCAACTAGTCGCTTGCTTCACCCCGAACGGCGCCGCGGTCTGTCTGGGGACGATGGTCGGCGACCCCGACGCCGAGTCGGGCGTCGTCGTGGAGCTAGAGCGCGTGCTGGTGTAG
- the cmk gene encoding (d)CMP kinase: MLITVSGPPGSGKSTTASKLAEALGLEHKSGGDIFRELAAERGYSTLEFNKLAEEDDQIDRDLDRRLADIAAEEDDLVLESRLAGWLAGDHADFRVWLDAPLDVRAERIAEREEKPVENAREETAARESSETDRYREYYGIDITNLKIYDLSINTARWDADAVLDMLVTAVEEYDAGVDEGKYPVELDADF, encoded by the coding sequence ATGTTGATCACAGTCTCCGGCCCGCCGGGGAGCGGGAAGAGCACGACGGCCTCCAAGCTGGCCGAGGCGCTGGGCCTCGAGCACAAGAGCGGCGGGGACATCTTCCGGGAGCTGGCCGCCGAGCGCGGCTACTCGACGCTGGAGTTCAACAAGCTCGCCGAGGAGGACGACCAGATCGACCGCGACCTCGACCGCCGGCTCGCCGACATCGCGGCCGAGGAGGACGACCTCGTGCTCGAGTCCCGGCTCGCCGGGTGGCTCGCGGGCGACCACGCCGACTTCCGGGTGTGGCTCGACGCGCCGCTCGACGTGCGGGCCGAGCGCATCGCCGAGCGCGAGGAGAAGCCTGTCGAGAACGCCCGCGAGGAGACCGCGGCCCGCGAGAGCAGCGAGACCGATCGGTACCGCGAGTACTACGGCATCGACATCACGAACCTCAAGATCTACGACCTCTCGATCAACACGGCGCGGTGGGACGCCGACGCGGTGCTGGACATGCTCGTGACCGCCGTCGAGGAGTACGACGCCGGCGTCGACGAGGGCAAGTACCCCGTGGAACTGGACGCGGACTTCTGA
- a CDS encoding DUF106 domain-containing protein — translation MADALAVVYDRTDGGSERIEWADVNDALTSGQWGRLIEKDVLESVGDEFRLADPGAVEAALDDEPATTVTTTDTDADVADIDDDESSWTKWDKLAAVGAAGLFLGYSQRPIRDIVGGTVDVVLGPVDAVVPFYVVVLVVALLTGLFTTLLQANLMDMDKMSAYQQRMKDIQEKRKQAQERGDDEALEEIREEQMDAMGDQMGMFKEQFRPMVWTMFVTIPVFLWIYWMVLDGHVSTGEWTIVAPLIGEARWTSKVLGPMQLWIIWYFLCSMSFTQLLRKSLNIQTTPT, via the coding sequence ATGGCCGACGCCCTGGCGGTCGTCTACGACCGCACGGACGGCGGCTCCGAGCGCATCGAGTGGGCCGACGTGAACGACGCGCTCACGAGCGGCCAGTGGGGCCGCCTCATCGAGAAGGACGTCCTCGAGAGCGTCGGCGACGAGTTCCGGCTCGCCGACCCCGGTGCGGTCGAGGCGGCGCTCGACGACGAACCCGCCACAACCGTCACGACGACCGACACCGACGCCGACGTTGCGGACATCGACGACGACGAGTCGTCGTGGACGAAGTGGGACAAGCTGGCGGCGGTCGGCGCCGCCGGCCTCTTCCTGGGGTACTCCCAGCGGCCGATCCGGGACATCGTCGGCGGGACCGTCGACGTCGTGCTCGGCCCGGTCGACGCGGTGGTCCCGTTCTACGTCGTCGTGCTGGTCGTCGCGCTGCTGACGGGGCTGTTCACCACGCTGCTCCAGGCAAATCTGATGGACATGGACAAGATGAGCGCCTACCAGCAGCGCATGAAGGACATCCAGGAGAAGCGCAAGCAGGCCCAGGAGCGGGGCGACGACGAGGCGCTCGAGGAGATCCGCGAGGAGCAGATGGACGCGATGGGCGACCAGATGGGCATGTTCAAGGAGCAGTTCCGCCCGATGGTGTGGACGATGTTCGTCACCATCCCGGTGTTCCTCTGGATCTACTGGATGGTGCTGGACGGTCACGTGAGCACCGGCGAGTGGACCATCGTGGCGCCGCTCATCGGCGAGGCCCGGTGGACCTCGAAGGTGCTCGGCCCGATGCAGCTCTGGATCATCTGGTACTTCCTCTGCTCGATGAGCTTCACCCAGCTCCTCCGGAAGTCGCTGAACATCCAGACGACGCCGACGTAG
- a CDS encoding adenylate kinase translates to MEPHILILGAPGAGKGTQSDNIVEEFGVDHVTTGDALRANKQMDISHLDVEYDTPGQYMDRGELVPDEVVNEIVDTALDEADGFVLDGYPRNLDQAETLSEMTDLDVVLYLDVDEEELVERLTGRRLDPETGDIYHVEFDMPDDEDVRERLVQREDDTEETVRERIRVYQENTEPVIEFYEEEGDLIRIDGEQTPDEVWDDVKSAIESNA, encoded by the coding sequence ATGGAGCCGCACATTCTGATACTCGGCGCGCCGGGCGCGGGCAAGGGTACCCAGAGCGACAACATCGTCGAGGAGTTCGGCGTCGACCACGTCACGACGGGCGACGCCCTCCGGGCGAACAAGCAGATGGACATCAGCCACCTCGACGTGGAGTACGACACGCCGGGCCAGTACATGGACCGGGGCGAACTCGTGCCCGACGAGGTCGTCAACGAGATCGTCGACACCGCCCTCGACGAGGCCGACGGATTCGTCCTCGACGGCTACCCGCGCAACCTCGACCAGGCCGAGACCCTCTCGGAGATGACCGACCTCGACGTCGTGCTCTACCTCGACGTCGACGAGGAGGAGCTGGTCGAGCGGCTGACCGGCCGCCGGCTCGACCCCGAGACCGGCGACATCTACCACGTCGAGTTCGACATGCCCGACGACGAGGACGTCCGCGAGCGGCTCGTCCAGCGCGAGGACGACACCGAGGAGACGGTCCGCGAGCGCATCCGGGTCTACCAGGAGAACACCGAACCGGTCATCGAGTTCTACGAGGAGGAGGGCGACCTCATCCGCATCGACGGCGAGCAGACCCCCGACGAGGTGTGGGACGACGTGAAGTCGGCCATCGAGAGCAACGCCTGA
- a CDS encoding homoserine kinase, whose amino-acid sequence MLTVRAPATSANLGSGFDVFGVALTRPADVVRVERASETTIEVTGAGAEFIPTDPAENTAGVVARELDAPARIRIDKGVRPSSGLGSSAASAAGAAVALNDLYDRGLSRKELVRVAAEGEAVVSGDAHADNVAPSILGGFTVVTDDGITCVDADLPVVVCLPETVVSTRDARGVVPDSVAMDDVVETVGNASTLVAGMCRSDPDLVGRGLTDPVVTPARAELIDGYEAVAEAAGEAGATGVTVSGAGPGVLAVCRHRSQRRTVASAMVEAFDDAGVDACAYQTEIGGGAVQYRS is encoded by the coding sequence ATGCTCACGGTGCGGGCGCCGGCGACGAGTGCGAACCTGGGGAGCGGCTTCGACGTGTTCGGGGTGGCGCTGACCCGTCCCGCCGACGTCGTGCGGGTCGAACGAGCGAGCGAGACCACCATCGAGGTGACCGGTGCGGGCGCGGAGTTCATCCCGACCGACCCCGCGGAGAACACGGCGGGCGTAGTCGCCCGCGAACTCGACGCGCCGGCCCGCATCCGGATCGACAAGGGCGTCAGGCCTTCTTCGGGGCTCGGCTCCTCGGCCGCTAGCGCCGCCGGCGCCGCGGTCGCGCTCAACGACCTCTACGACCGCGGGCTCTCCCGGAAGGAGCTGGTCCGGGTCGCGGCCGAGGGCGAGGCAGTCGTCTCGGGCGACGCTCACGCAGACAACGTCGCGCCCTCGATCCTGGGCGGATTCACGGTCGTCACCGACGACGGCATCACCTGCGTCGACGCCGACCTGCCGGTCGTGGTCTGCCTGCCCGAGACGGTGGTCTCGACCCGCGACGCCCGGGGCGTCGTCCCCGACTCGGTCGCGATGGACGACGTGGTCGAGACGGTCGGCAACGCCTCGACGCTGGTCGCCGGCATGTGCCGGTCGGACCCCGACCTCGTCGGCCGGGGGCTGACCGACCCGGTGGTGACGCCCGCCCGCGCCGAGCTCATCGACGGCTACGAGGCGGTGGCCGAGGCCGCCGGCGAGGCCGGCGCGACCGGGGTGACCGTCTCGGGCGCGGGTCCGGGCGTGCTCGCGGTGTGTCGCCACCGGAGCCAGCGCCGGACCGTCGCCTCGGCGATGGTCGAGGCCTTCGACGACGCCGGAGTGGACGCGTGCGCCTACCAGACCGAGATCGGCGGCGGCGCGGTGCAGTATCGTTCGTAG
- the pdxS gene encoding pyridoxal 5'-phosphate synthase lyase subunit PdxS, with amino-acid sequence MAEETDIEELKRGSELVKRGFARMQKGGVIMDVVNREQARIAEDAGAVAVMALEAVPADIRKRGGVARMADPADVEEIIDEVSIPVMGKSRIGHTKEAQILEAIGVDMIDESEVLTPADDKYHIDKREFTSPFVCGARNLGEALRRIEEGAAMIRTKGEAGTGDVNQAVHHQRNIKGAIREIEGMTKEEREAFARDIEAPAHLVHETAEEGRLPVVNFAAGGIATPADAALMMHHGCDGIFVGSGIFGAEDPEAMADAIVEATNSWDDPERLAAISKDIGSGMKGEANADLPDEEKLQGRGN; translated from the coding sequence ATGGCCGAAGAGACCGACATCGAGGAGCTCAAGCGCGGCAGCGAACTCGTCAAGCGCGGGTTCGCGCGGATGCAGAAGGGCGGGGTCATCATGGACGTGGTGAACCGCGAGCAGGCCCGCATCGCCGAGGACGCGGGCGCGGTCGCGGTGATGGCCCTCGAGGCGGTCCCGGCCGACATCCGCAAGCGCGGCGGCGTCGCCCGGATGGCCGACCCCGCCGACGTCGAGGAGATCATCGACGAGGTGTCGATCCCGGTGATGGGCAAGTCCCGCATCGGTCACACGAAGGAGGCACAGATTCTGGAGGCGATCGGCGTGGACATGATCGACGAGTCGGAGGTGCTGACGCCCGCCGACGACAAGTACCACATCGACAAGCGGGAGTTCACCTCGCCGTTCGTCTGCGGCGCGCGCAACCTCGGCGAGGCGCTCCGGCGCATCGAGGAGGGCGCGGCGATGATCCGGACCAAGGGCGAGGCCGGCACCGGCGACGTCAACCAGGCGGTCCACCACCAGCGCAACATCAAGGGCGCCATCCGCGAGATCGAGGGGATGACCAAGGAGGAGCGCGAGGCGTTCGCCCGCGACATCGAGGCGCCGGCTCACCTGGTCCACGAGACCGCCGAGGAGGGCCGGCTCCCGGTCGTCAACTTCGCGGCGGGCGGCATCGCCACGCCCGCGGACGCCGCGCTAATGATGCACCACGGCTGCGACGGCATCTTCGTCGGGTCTGGCATCTTCGGCGCCGAGGACCCCGAGGCGATGGCCGACGCCATCGTCGAGGCGACCAACAGCTGGGACGACCCCGAGCGACTCGCCGCCATCAGCAAGGACATCGGCTCGGGCATGAAGGGCGAGGCCAACGCCGACCTGCCCGACGAGGAGAAGCTCCAGGGCCGCGGGAACTGA
- a CDS encoding DUF1405 domain-containing protein: protein MLPDRDGRSRLPDRAQLPRYLAPLPERLEDVALRYAWVIVAVNLLGTAFGFWYYGFHPLPLSDPLIALQFGLEPPVMWPFVPDSPVATLFIAGSLALWKLGRNSEVVNALAFFGCLKLGLWTPFTLLAFMEGFSYNSVWMYNFLFWSHLGMVAEAFLVHRYSDFPVGAVFVAVVWYGFNDVVDYFVPIVGSAHHTLLPAQLLGPDGFATHPSPTHEIAAAGAIVITIAATFLALATRVKKLEARTREA, encoded by the coding sequence ATGCTCCCCGACCGGGACGGCCGCTCGCGGCTGCCCGACCGCGCCCAGCTCCCGCGGTACCTCGCCCCGCTGCCCGAGCGGCTGGAGGACGTCGCGCTCCGGTACGCCTGGGTCATCGTCGCGGTCAACCTCCTCGGGACCGCGTTCGGCTTCTGGTACTACGGCTTCCACCCGCTCCCGCTGTCGGACCCCCTCATCGCGCTCCAGTTCGGGCTCGAACCCCCGGTGATGTGGCCGTTCGTCCCCGACAGCCCGGTGGCGACCCTGTTCATCGCCGGCAGCCTCGCGCTCTGGAAGCTCGGCCGGAACTCCGAGGTGGTGAACGCGCTCGCGTTCTTCGGCTGTCTGAAGCTCGGGCTCTGGACGCCGTTCACCCTGCTGGCGTTCATGGAGGGGTTCTCGTACAACTCGGTCTGGATGTACAACTTCCTGTTCTGGAGCCACCTCGGAATGGTCGCCGAGGCGTTCCTCGTCCACCGGTACAGCGACTTCCCGGTCGGCGCGGTGTTCGTCGCGGTGGTCTGGTACGGCTTCAACGACGTCGTCGACTACTTCGTGCCCATCGTCGGGTCTGCCCACCACACCCTGCTGCCGGCCCAACTGCTCGGGCCCGACGGGTTCGCGACCCACCCGTCGCCGACCCACGAGATCGCGGCCGCCGGGGCGATCGTCATCACCATCGCCGCCACGTTCCTGGCGCTCGCGACCCGGGTGAAGAAGCTGGAGGCCCGGACTCGAGAAGCGTGA
- a CDS encoding valine--tRNA ligase — protein sequence MTADQSQTTGESRPEATDSKPTGEYDPRGVEQKWQQHWVEDETYAYEGDPETDPNTVFSIDTPPPTVSGDLHMGHLYGHTLQDFAARFRRMSRAEVFFPFGYDDNGIASERLTERDLGVRHQDFSRRKFQEKCREVCREYEADFTEKMQGLGVSIDWSRTYKTIEPRVQRVSQLSFVELYEDGREYRREAPAIWCPECETAISQVETEDAERDAHFNDIAFPLTSTDGELVISTTRPELVPACVAMFVHPDDEDHAHLAGETAEVPLFGHEVPVIADERVDLETGTGAVMSCTFGDQTDIEWYQAHDLPLRVAIDESGTMTDLAGPYEGMSTEEAREAIVADLESEGHLRDRRPITHTVNVHERCGTDVEFLVTEQWYVKLLDRKEAYLEAGREMDWYPEKMFTRYEHWIEGLEWDWCISRQRDSGIPFPVWYCGDCGTEVVADRADLPVDPLADDPPVDACPECGHDEFVPEEDVFDTWATSSLTPLINAGWDYDEATGETEMANPELYQFDLRPQGHDIISFWLFHTVVKCVEHTGEAPFDAVMINGHVLDENREKMSSSKGNVVAPEEALADYPVDAVRYWAAGTAVGDDFPYSEKDLRTGDKLLTKLWNASKLVADLASGSGSGGPGGTTDSGDPDDLAAIDRWLLAELDEVVADVTAHMDAYEFSKARDRLRSFFWNTFCDDYLEIAKQREASRSRDFALTSAHRTFLKLFAPLLPHVTEELWRTMYGDESVHTADWPEPAGYEADLAAGETSMAVVSALRKYKTEHQLALNAELDEVAVHGDVAGFEDAIREVAHVRNLDVLAEEPETTTEIRDVNLDYETVGPKYGGTVGDIEAAIETGEFELDGDRLRAAGEILEPEEFAVERERTYAGEGEMLETESALVVVRE from the coding sequence ATGACAGCCGACCAATCCCAGACGACCGGAGAGAGCCGACCCGAAGCCACCGATTCGAAGCCGACCGGCGAGTACGACCCCCGAGGGGTGGAACAGAAGTGGCAGCAGCACTGGGTCGAGGACGAGACCTACGCCTACGAGGGCGACCCCGAGACCGACCCCAACACCGTCTTCTCCATCGACACCCCGCCGCCGACCGTCTCGGGCGACCTCCACATGGGCCACCTCTACGGCCACACGCTCCAGGACTTCGCCGCCCGGTTCCGCCGGATGTCCCGGGCGGAGGTGTTCTTCCCGTTCGGCTACGACGACAACGGCATCGCCTCCGAGCGCCTGACCGAGCGCGACCTGGGCGTCCGCCACCAGGACTTCTCCCGGCGGAAGTTCCAGGAGAAGTGCCGCGAGGTCTGCCGGGAGTACGAGGCCGACTTCACCGAGAAGATGCAGGGGCTGGGCGTCTCCATCGACTGGTCGCGGACGTACAAGACCATCGAGCCCCGGGTCCAGCGCGTCTCCCAGCTCTCGTTCGTCGAACTCTACGAGGACGGTCGGGAGTACCGCCGGGAGGCGCCCGCCATCTGGTGTCCCGAGTGCGAGACCGCCATCTCGCAGGTCGAGACCGAGGACGCCGAGCGCGACGCCCACTTCAACGACATCGCGTTCCCCCTGACCAGCACCGACGGCGAGCTCGTCATCTCGACCACGCGGCCCGAACTCGTCCCGGCGTGCGTCGCGATGTTCGTCCACCCCGACGACGAGGACCACGCCCACCTCGCGGGCGAGACCGCCGAGGTCCCGCTGTTCGGCCACGAGGTGCCGGTCATCGCCGACGAGCGCGTCGACCTCGAGACCGGGACCGGCGCGGTGATGTCGTGCACCTTCGGCGACCAGACCGACATCGAGTGGTACCAGGCCCACGACCTGCCGCTCCGGGTCGCCATCGACGAGTCGGGCACGATGACCGACCTCGCGGGGCCCTACGAGGGGATGAGCACCGAGGAGGCTCGCGAGGCCATCGTGGCGGACCTGGAGTCGGAGGGGCACCTGCGCGACCGCCGGCCCATCACCCACACCGTCAACGTCCACGAGCGCTGCGGCACCGACGTCGAGTTCCTCGTCACCGAGCAGTGGTACGTGAAGCTGCTCGACCGCAAGGAGGCGTACCTGGAGGCGGGCCGGGAGATGGACTGGTACCCCGAGAAGATGTTCACCCGGTACGAGCACTGGATCGAGGGCCTGGAGTGGGACTGGTGCATCTCCCGCCAGCGCGACTCGGGCATCCCGTTCCCGGTCTGGTACTGCGGCGACTGCGGGACCGAGGTCGTGGCCGACCGCGCCGACCTGCCGGTCGACCCCCTCGCCGACGACCCGCCGGTCGACGCCTGCCCCGAGTGCGGCCACGACGAGTTCGTCCCCGAGGAGGACGTCTTCGACACCTGGGCCACCTCGTCGCTGACGCCGCTCATCAACGCGGGATGGGACTACGACGAGGCGACCGGCGAGACCGAGATGGCCAACCCCGAACTCTATCAGTTCGACCTCCGTCCCCAGGGCCACGACATCATCTCGTTCTGGCTGTTCCACACCGTCGTGAAGTGCGTCGAACACACCGGCGAGGCCCCGTTCGACGCGGTCATGATAAACGGCCACGTCCTCGACGAGAACCGCGAGAAGATGTCCTCCTCGAAGGGCAACGTCGTCGCGCCCGAGGAGGCGCTCGCCGACTATCCCGTCGACGCGGTCCGGTACTGGGCCGCCGGCACCGCGGTCGGCGACGACTTCCCCTACAGCGAGAAGGACCTTCGAACGGGCGACAAGCTGCTCACGAAGCTCTGGAACGCCTCGAAGCTCGTGGCGGACCTCGCTTCCGGCAGCGGGTCCGGCGGGCCCGGCGGGACCACTGATTCCGGCGACCCCGACGACCTCGCCGCGATTGACCGCTGGCTGCTGGCCGAACTCGACGAAGTCGTCGCCGACGTCACCGCCCACATGGACGCCTACGAGTTCTCGAAGGCCCGCGACCGGCTCCGGAGCTTCTTCTGGAACACGTTCTGCGACGACTACCTCGAGATTGCCAAGCAGCGCGAGGCGTCGCGCTCGCGGGACTTCGCACTGACGAGCGCCCACCGGACCTTCCTGAAGCTGTTCGCGCCGCTGCTGCCCCACGTCACCGAGGAGCTGTGGCGGACGATGTACGGCGACGAGAGCGTCCACACCGCCGACTGGCCCGAGCCCGCGGGCTACGAGGCCGACCTCGCGGCGGGCGAGACCTCGATGGCGGTCGTCTCGGCGCTCCGGAAGTACAAGACCGAGCACCAGCTGGCGCTCAACGCCGAACTGGACGAGGTCGCGGTCCACGGCGACGTCGCGGGATTCGAGGACGCCATCCGGGAGGTCGCGCACGTCCGGAACCTCGACGTGCTCGCCGAGGAACCCGAGACCACGACCGAGATACGCGACGTGAACCTCGACTACGAGACGGTCGGCCCGAAGTACGGCGGGACGGTCGGCGACATCGAGGCGGCCATCGAGACCGGCGAGTTCGAGCTCGACGGCGACCGGCTCCGGGCCGCGGGCGAGATCCTGGAGCCCGAGGAGTTCGCCGTCGAGCGCGAGCGCACCTACGCCGGGGAGGGAGAGATGCTGGAGACGGAGTCCGCGCTGGTCGTCGTTCGGGAGTAG
- a CDS encoding HFX_2341 family transcriptional regulator: MQTHIVPVGFDYDRLIAPLVRDQLDVDRVILLEGAVGSEANVEYSRNLSQKLEQDFRNLLGATTERVVVDDVYDYDAAFEQAYHLINDELDAGREVWVNISAMPRTVSFAFATAAHSVMVEREEDREQIHTYYTAPEKYLETELAEELRRQAGLLEDLREDAEAGDSADDEPAAQASSDRIDERLDSARELLSEFDERGTTIGAKRVGDGHIAEIPVASFSNVKPFEEVILFKLGEEGEFESVSELAEALASELDEEYTDSFRSKVIYNVDRLGPGGKGYIEQEEHGKSYRTRLSRIGELWVRSHANGEAGT, translated from the coding sequence ATGCAGACCCACATCGTCCCGGTCGGGTTCGACTACGACCGGCTCATCGCGCCCCTCGTGCGCGACCAGCTGGACGTCGACCGCGTCATCCTGCTGGAGGGCGCGGTCGGCAGCGAGGCCAACGTCGAGTACTCCCGGAACCTCTCCCAGAAGCTCGAACAGGACTTCCGGAACCTGCTAGGGGCGACCACCGAGCGCGTCGTGGTCGATGACGTGTACGACTACGACGCCGCCTTCGAGCAGGCCTACCACCTCATCAACGACGAACTCGACGCGGGCCGCGAGGTCTGGGTCAACATCTCGGCGATGCCCCGGACCGTCAGCTTCGCGTTCGCCACCGCGGCCCACTCGGTGATGGTCGAGCGCGAGGAGGACCGCGAGCAGATACACACCTACTACACCGCCCCGGAGAAGTACCTCGAGACCGAACTCGCCGAGGAGCTCCGCCGGCAGGCCGGCCTGCTCGAGGACCTCCGGGAGGACGCCGAAGCCGGCGACTCCGCCGATGACGAACCGGCCGCGCAGGCGAGTAGCGACCGCATCGACGAGCGCCTCGACAGCGCCCGCGAACTGCTCTCGGAGTTCGACGAGCGGGGCACCACCATCGGCGCCAAGCGGGTCGGCGACGGCCACATCGCCGAGATCCCGGTCGCCTCGTTCTCGAACGTCAAACCCTTCGAGGAGGTCATCCTGTTCAAGCTCGGCGAGGAGGGCGAGTTCGAGTCGGTCTCGGAGCTCGCGGAGGCGCTCGCCAGCGAACTCGACGAGGAGTACACCGACAGCTTCCGGTCGAAGGTCATCTACAACGTCGACCGGCTCGGGCCGGGCGGCAAGGGGTACATCGAGCAGGAGGAGCACGGCAAGTCCTACCGGACGCGACTGTCGCGCATCGGGGAGCTGTGGGTCCGCTCGCACGCGAACGGCGAGGCCGGAACGTAG
- a CDS encoding DUF2240 family protein produces MSLRSAVAAPFQQKGTESMAESEFVVALSLDRDWFSPDQAERLIDVASGQGLLVREDGDVVTAFDPSEVEIAEGFVPDESILQEQSTFEKLLDKVVSAGTEKQTAVAEINDLQNRLGVTIEAAAVVYARRRGVEVTREAAEAREELKAD; encoded by the coding sequence ATGAGTCTCCGGAGTGCGGTCGCCGCCCCGTTCCAGCAGAAGGGCACGGAGTCGATGGCCGAGAGCGAGTTCGTGGTCGCGCTGTCGCTGGACCGCGACTGGTTCTCGCCCGACCAGGCCGAGCGCCTCATCGACGTGGCCAGCGGGCAGGGGCTGCTCGTCCGCGAGGACGGCGACGTCGTGACGGCATTCGACCCGAGCGAAGTCGAGATTGCCGAGGGGTTCGTCCCCGACGAGTCCATCCTCCAGGAGCAGTCGACCTTCGAGAAGCTGCTCGACAAGGTCGTCTCGGCCGGGACCGAGAAACAGACCGCGGTCGCCGAGATCAACGACCTCCAGAACCGGCTCGGCGTGACCATCGAGGCCGCCGCGGTGGTGTACGCCCGGCGTCGGGGCGTCGAGGTCACCCGCGAGGCCGCCGAAGCGCGCGAGGAACTGAAGGCCGACTAG
- a CDS encoding HAD family hydrolase yields MTVSAVVFDFDYTLTVPDRPRQEVLDEATDAVGAPRMSREAYLDAHSRHLDSDSRVPIFAELLPEDSDVDPAALADAYREKVADSLRSVEGVAGLLADLLEEYALGLLTNGPADAQQSKLDRFDWVEEFDAVVITGHLEAGKPDERAFRAVLDGLGVDPDEAVYVGDDPEADVEGAKNAGMHAVQVLYADGPEPHPDADAHVERDALATELPDVIRQL; encoded by the coding sequence GTGACCGTCTCAGCCGTCGTCTTCGACTTCGATTACACGCTGACCGTCCCCGACCGGCCCCGCCAGGAGGTGCTCGACGAGGCCACCGACGCGGTCGGCGCGCCCCGGATGAGTCGGGAGGCGTATCTAGACGCCCACTCGCGGCACCTCGACAGCGACAGCCGCGTCCCCATCTTCGCGGAGTTGCTCCCCGAGGACAGCGACGTCGACCCGGCGGCGCTCGCCGACGCCTACCGGGAGAAGGTCGCCGACTCGCTCCGGTCGGTCGAGGGCGTGGCCGGCCTGCTGGCCGACCTCCTCGAGGAGTACGCGCTCGGACTGCTCACGAACGGGCCGGCCGACGCCCAGCAGAGCAAGCTCGACCGGTTCGACTGGGTCGAGGAGTTCGACGCAGTCGTGATCACCGGTCACCTCGAAGCCGGGAAGCCCGACGAGCGCGCGTTCCGGGCGGTCCTCGACGGGCTCGGCGTCGACCCCGACGAGGCCGTCTACGTCGGCGACGACCCCGAGGCCGACGTCGAGGGCGCGAAGAACGCCGGGATGCACGCGGTACAGGTCCTCTACGCGGACGGGCCGGAGCCGCATCCGGACGCCGACGCCCACGTCGAGCGCGACGCGCTGGCGACGGAACTTCCGGACGTAATTCGCCAGTTGTAG